GTGCCGCCCAGCTCGCTCGCCAGCCGCCAACGACGACCGCCGCAAGCGCAATGAATCCGCGCCCCGCCGACATGCCAGACTCGAACCGGTGCTGATCGTAGGCCAAATGCGCTCCCGCCAAGCGCATATCGCCCCGATACCGCCAGCGCCGCAAGACGCGTTTTCGTGATGCCAATCCCGACGCTCGATGCCGCAACCGGGTTTTCCCCCGCCGCTCGTACACGCAAGCCAAACCGCGTGTTTTGCATGAGATACGGCGTCGCTATCAATGCAATGACAGCGCAAATGAAGACAGGATCGACGAGCACACGCGCCAACATCGAATGCCCGGTCGCTCCGGTCGGACCAAACCGAAACCCTTCAATCGATGGCGAATTCGACGAGCTGTCGTAAAGCGCGCGCAAACCCATGCGCGTCGTCGCCAAAGCCAACAAATTGATGGCAATGCCACTGATGACCGCGTGAATACGCGCCTTCTCCGTGAGCAATCCATGGCCGAGCGATACGGCAATGCCCGATCCAATGGGCCGCAACGAGCCCGGGCGATGCGCTGCCCGTCATAAGCAACGGCCACCGATGAAAATGCACCCGTGAGCAGAATGCCCTCGAGCCCAATCTGAATGACGCCCGATCGTTCGGCCCATACCCCCGCAATGGCGGCACACGTATAGGGCACGGCAATGCGTATGGATTCCGCGAGCATCGTGAGCGATACGATCGAGCTCATCGCGCTGCCTCCTTGGCCGCTGCGACGAGCGCAGGCTTTTCTTCAGGTGGCTCCCGATTGCCCTTTCTCGTTGCCTCCTCCTTCGCCGCAGCTCGCGTCGATACCGCGACGAGCACAATGAGCGCTGCTTCAAGCACATCCATGGCTTCCTTCGGCACGCGCATTGACCGCAAGACCCCGCTGCTCGAGCGTTCCCGAGAAAAACCGCCGCGAGCACGATGCCAATGGCCTTGCCGCGTCCGAGCATTGCAACCGCAATGCCGCTCCATCCTGCGCCGGCCCCGAGTCCCAATTCGTAAGAACCTTGTAACCCAATGCGGTCGACGATACCGCAAGCGCCGCGACCGCGCCCGATAGGAGCATCGCCAAAAGCAGCCGCCGCTCGACCACCATCCTCGGCTCGACACGCATCCGCACGCAAACCCACCCAACGAATTTCGCGCCCCACGCGCGTGCGCCGAGCAGTTCCATCACAACAAACACCGAAACGACCGCCAATGGAAAGGCGAAACTCGCGGCGCTCCCGAGCAGCGACGGAAACACGCGATCGAGCCGCGGAAGCGCGGCGCCCGGAGCTATGTCCGCCGTGCGCAGCGACGCCGATCCGAGCACCGTTGCAAGCGCCCACGGAAGAATCGCATCGACAATGCGGTTGACCATGATGGCCGTGATGATCTCGTGCACGCCTCGACGAACGCGAAGGAAGCCCGCACGCAGCGCGATTTTCGTCGAGCCCGTGAAG
The sequence above is a segment of the Polyangiaceae bacterium genome. Coding sequences within it:
- a CDS encoding ABC transporter permease, encoding MKPAQNLRSALPIVLAIAGGILLFDLIAFAFGQAPASALRMAYEGTWGTPYGIGQVLFKATPLLFTGSTKIALRAGFLRVRRGVHEIITAIMVNRIVDAILPWALATVLGSASLRTADIAPGAALPRLDRVFPSLLGSAASFAFPLAVVSVFVVMELLGARAWGAKFVGWVCVRMRVEPRMVVERRLLLAMLLSGAVAALAVSSTALGYKVLTNWDSGPAQDGAALRLQCSDAARPLASCSRRFFSGTLEQRGLAVNARAEGSHGCA